The Vibrio ishigakensis genome has a window encoding:
- a CDS encoding ABC transporter permease: protein MNQLTVTQKLGAILLAMLIAIVGLESVFWGHDPALQNLDNIFALPSLADPLGTDQFGRSNLARLSSALQTSLFMVLACVFTSALLGVLLGVLAGWKQGWFDRALSSLVNVILALPGLILILLFGALVPGSFFILYVAISMVLWVEYFRVIRAKTLYLIRQPEVEAAQLFGFGSWHIFKRSLWPSFKKDVFTLACFGAGTSVLALASVGFVYVGLRPPHAELGLMMVELFPYYSDAPWVLLQPLIAVVIMVLGFHLIAGGKSE, encoded by the coding sequence ATGAATCAGCTAACCGTTACCCAAAAACTGGGTGCAATACTACTGGCAATGTTGATTGCTATCGTCGGATTAGAAAGCGTGTTTTGGGGGCACGATCCTGCACTGCAAAACCTCGACAACATCTTTGCCCTGCCAAGCCTTGCAGACCCTTTGGGAACAGATCAGTTTGGCCGAAGTAACCTAGCAAGGCTATCAAGTGCATTACAGACATCTCTTTTCATGGTTTTGGCTTGCGTATTTACTTCAGCCCTACTTGGGGTATTGCTTGGAGTATTGGCGGGATGGAAGCAAGGCTGGTTTGATAGGGCTCTATCATCTCTGGTGAACGTAATATTAGCGCTACCCGGGCTTATCTTGATCTTGTTATTCGGTGCTTTGGTGCCGGGTTCTTTCTTCATCCTTTATGTGGCGATCTCCATGGTGTTGTGGGTTGAGTATTTTCGAGTGATTCGAGCTAAAACCTTGTATTTGATTCGCCAACCAGAGGTTGAAGCGGCCCAGCTATTTGGGTTTGGGTCTTGGCATATTTTTAAGCGTTCCTTGTGGCCATCATTTAAAAAAGATGTATTCACCTTGGCCTGCTTTGGTGCGGGCACCTCGGTTCTTGCGTTGGCGTCGGTGGGCTTTGTCTATGTAGGCTTGAGGCCACCTCATGCAGAATTAGGCCTCATGATGGTGGAGTTATTTCCTTATTACAGCGACGCTCCTTGGGTACTGCTACAACCTCTGATTGCGGTAGTGATTATGGTTTTAGGTTTTCATCTGATTGCGGGAGGCAAGAGTGAATAA
- a CDS encoding ABC transporter ATP-binding protein, which produces MNKVIEIRNLSIWSEQASIVEELSLELEWGVPITILGETGSGKSLLAQAIMGALPKGLSTQGEISIFGKVVTSQGELEALWGKELAMLPQEPWLSLDPIMPSQKQVSLVKRLVGLFEKPKSESIARDSLKSFGLEGSEQKVPSQLSGGMAQRLAYLCATAAGGKVLIADEPTKGLDSSRKHQLIRLLKDHSRTGSLLTITHDVEVAKELGGQVLVMKKGQILERGDCESVLRTPRSDYAKALISASHLEYQHEESSSNGQPLLELNKIEKSRGGVTLFSELDLKLNQRQVLGIVGDSGAGKSTLADILLGLVKADKGSITHHQELGQPAMLKLYQDPPASFCRSITLSQNLADLCKLHNLDDTSIPQLMIDLGLSSELLERKPDAISGGELQRFAILRVLLMKPKVLVADEPTSRLDPVVANATMKLLLEQTARIGCSLVLISHDLKLVEQVSHKVVKISDFSPSGLAPRSVPLPVV; this is translated from the coding sequence GTGAATAAGGTCATTGAAATTCGCAATTTGTCTATTTGGTCTGAGCAGGCCTCTATCGTTGAAGAGTTAAGCTTGGAGTTGGAGTGGGGAGTTCCAATCACAATTCTAGGCGAGACCGGCTCAGGGAAAAGTCTTCTCGCACAAGCCATTATGGGGGCCTTGCCTAAAGGTCTATCTACCCAAGGAGAGATCTCTATCTTTGGCAAAGTAGTGACCTCACAGGGCGAACTTGAAGCGCTCTGGGGTAAAGAACTAGCCATGCTGCCACAGGAACCATGGCTCTCTTTAGACCCGATCATGCCTTCTCAAAAACAGGTTTCTCTTGTGAAACGTTTGGTGGGACTGTTTGAAAAACCAAAATCTGAGTCTATCGCACGAGATTCATTAAAATCGTTTGGTTTGGAGGGTTCGGAGCAAAAAGTACCGAGTCAATTATCCGGCGGTATGGCGCAAAGACTCGCTTACCTCTGTGCAACAGCAGCAGGTGGAAAAGTCTTGATTGCCGATGAACCAACAAAGGGCTTGGACTCAAGTCGAAAGCATCAGCTTATTCGGTTATTAAAAGATCACAGTCGCACTGGGTCACTCTTGACCATCACCCACGATGTGGAGGTGGCAAAGGAGCTAGGTGGACAAGTTCTGGTGATGAAGAAAGGCCAAATCCTTGAACGTGGTGATTGTGAATCTGTATTGCGTACACCTAGGTCTGACTATGCTAAGGCTCTCATTTCAGCAAGTCACTTGGAGTATCAGCACGAAGAGTCCAGTTCAAATGGACAGCCATTGTTAGAGTTAAACAAGATTGAAAAATCCCGCGGAGGAGTCACTCTATTTTCCGAGTTAGACCTTAAGCTCAATCAACGGCAGGTGCTTGGCATCGTAGGAGATAGCGGGGCAGGTAAGTCGACCCTTGCAGACATACTCCTAGGGTTAGTAAAAGCCGACAAAGGCAGTATCACTCATCATCAAGAGCTCGGCCAGCCAGCTATGTTGAAGCTTTATCAAGACCCACCTGCTTCTTTTTGTCGAAGCATTACGCTCAGTCAAAATCTTGCGGATCTATGTAAGCTGCATAATCTCGATGACACATCCATACCTCAGTTAATGATAGATCTTGGTTTGAGCTCTGAGTTGCTAGAGAGAAAACCAGATGCTATCTCAGGTGGGGAGTTACAAAGGTTCGCGATTCTTAGGGTGCTGCTAATGAAGCCTAAGGTTCTAGTTGCGGACGAGCCGACCTCAAGGCTGGATCCGGTTGTTGCTAACGCGACCATGAAGCTACTGCTGGAACAAACCGCGCGCATTGGCTGTTCTCTGGTGCTTATCAGCCATGACCTGAAGCTGGTGGAGCAGGTCAGTCACAAAGTTGTGAAGATCTCGGACTTTTCGCCTAGCGGCTTAGCTCCACGATCTGTTCCTCTACCAGTTGTTTGA
- a CDS encoding LysR substrate-binding domain-containing protein — protein MYRSDKVVNRSLPPLNSLRAFEAAARHLSLSKAASELNVSRGAISQQIKLLERHLNEPLFLRQGSQLNLTDPAIHFLTLLTAMFDNLQMGTQGLFGQNVQQTLTVRISQSFCCAWLLTRLADFQRQNPNLNIKFYSTVNLYPSNEQTCDIEIINGYGNWHNKDALQLTKSEEWVVVASPCFIKRYDFSQAIETISSYPKIATMGYSEGWRDWFNVHSSGMPYTLPVLEFDSTQLSMEAACQGLGMLLAKRILVEDSIKAGDLVIAHKNSFSSHSHHYLIVNKNRENLYQVNQFKQWLLESLS, from the coding sequence ATGTATCGCAGTGATAAGGTGGTAAATCGTTCCTTACCACCGTTAAACTCATTACGAGCCTTTGAAGCCGCCGCTCGCCATCTTAGCCTGTCTAAGGCGGCGAGTGAGCTTAATGTCAGCAGGGGCGCCATAAGCCAACAGATAAAATTATTGGAGCGCCATCTAAATGAGCCTCTATTTTTAAGGCAAGGCTCACAGCTTAATCTGACCGACCCGGCAATCCATTTTCTGACTTTGCTAACAGCTATGTTCGATAATTTGCAAATGGGCACCCAAGGGCTGTTTGGGCAGAATGTTCAGCAGACACTGACAGTACGTATTTCCCAATCCTTTTGTTGTGCATGGCTGTTGACCAGATTGGCTGATTTCCAAAGACAGAATCCAAACCTAAATATTAAGTTCTATTCAACGGTAAACCTGTATCCGTCCAACGAGCAGACGTGTGACATCGAGATAATTAACGGATATGGAAACTGGCACAATAAGGATGCGTTGCAACTTACGAAGAGCGAAGAGTGGGTGGTTGTAGCAAGCCCCTGCTTTATAAAACGCTATGATTTTTCTCAGGCTATAGAAACTATTTCCAGTTATCCGAAGATAGCAACCATGGGCTATAGCGAGGGGTGGCGGGATTGGTTCAACGTACATTCCAGTGGAATGCCTTATACGCTACCGGTACTGGAGTTTGATAGTACCCAACTGTCGATGGAGGCCGCCTGTCAGGGACTCGGTATGTTGTTGGCAAAAAGGATTTTGGTTGAGGATTCGATAAAGGCGGGCGATCTGGTGATCGCCCATAAAAACAGCTTTAGTAGCCACAGTCATCACTATCTAATCGTGAATAAAAACCGTGAGAACCTGTATCAGGTAAATCAGTTTAAACAATGGCTACTGGAGAGCTTGAGCTAA
- a CDS encoding peptidylprolyl isomerase: MKHSTFKSLISFTKHPLIIFFVISIGILAIDNTLFYDRQSNKVLVNKDTLRKFVNVQYGIDNADMINGYIDSLDEEKKKTLIDEYLTNEALYNFAMNRSLDKNDEELKSVITAKSKNIIEMMVNAEQPIPSIKEAKAYFEAGNHNYQMQETYDLVLINKKNRDASLTGLLREQKPTLRQLVQMSDIAQFDKVLRQADRSDLEARFGAKQAALIISQQDGTWVGPYATELGFHWMKKQTRPAVNPDFESIKDQVIADLYQLKIDERYQQIIDELIGQLSVRKEV, translated from the coding sequence ATGAAGCATTCGACATTTAAATCTCTAATTAGTTTCACCAAACACCCACTTATTATTTTCTTTGTTATCTCTATAGGTATATTGGCCATAGACAACACCCTCTTTTACGATAGACAGAGTAATAAAGTACTAGTCAATAAAGACACGCTTAGAAAATTCGTTAATGTCCAGTATGGCATTGATAACGCAGACATGATTAATGGTTATATCGACTCGTTAGATGAAGAGAAGAAAAAGACCCTTATTGATGAGTATCTAACCAATGAAGCCTTATATAACTTCGCAATGAACCGTTCTTTGGATAAGAACGACGAAGAGCTGAAATCAGTTATTACGGCTAAGTCTAAAAATATCATCGAGATGATGGTCAATGCCGAGCAACCTATTCCAAGTATTAAAGAAGCTAAGGCCTATTTTGAAGCGGGAAATCATAACTACCAGATGCAAGAAACCTATGATCTTGTGCTGATAAATAAGAAAAACCGTGATGCTAGCCTTACTGGTCTTCTAAGAGAGCAGAAACCTACACTACGCCAACTCGTACAGATGTCGGACATAGCACAGTTCGACAAGGTATTAAGGCAGGCAGACAGAAGCGACTTGGAAGCACGCTTTGGCGCAAAACAGGCTGCGCTGATCATCAGTCAACAAGATGGTACTTGGGTTGGACCTTATGCGACAGAGCTAGGTTTTCATTGGATGAAGAAACAAACAAGACCTGCGGTTAATCCGGACTTCGAATCCATCAAAGACCAAGTCATTGCCGATTTGTATCAGCTGAAAATAGATGAGCGTTATCAACAAATTATTGATGAGCTTATCGGTCAATTGAGCGTGAGAAAAGAGGTTTAA
- a CDS encoding DUF1428 domain-containing protein, with amino-acid sequence MQYVDGFLAAVPTDKKQEYIEHASMAAEVFRDYGAIRLVENWGDDVPDGEVTSMPMAVQCKPGETVVMSWIIWPSKEARDAGIEGAMKDPRLDPAKNPMPFDGKRLIYGGFETVVDV; translated from the coding sequence ATGCAATACGTCGATGGCTTTCTAGCTGCAGTGCCCACTGACAAAAAACAGGAATACATTGAACATGCCTCTATGGCAGCTGAAGTATTCCGAGACTATGGCGCCATTCGCCTAGTTGAAAATTGGGGTGATGATGTTCCAGACGGAGAAGTAACCTCAATGCCGATGGCAGTCCAATGTAAACCTGGTGAAACCGTGGTGATGTCTTGGATTATATGGCCGTCCAAAGAAGCTAGAGATGCGGGCATAGAGGGCGCGATGAAAGATCCAAGATTAGATCCTGCAAAGAACCCTATGCCCTTTGACGGAAAACGTCTCATCTATGGTGGCTTCGAAACCGTGGTTGACGTTTAG
- a CDS encoding coniferyl aldehyde dehydrogenase has product MTQLNLITKDLEQEEQRLHKALHQLRAGYEQNQFPSLEERKALLLSLKDSLLEHQDALVKALSDDFELRSEFDSAMTDIMPTVAHINYTLKHLKSWMKPSKRSSGLLMAPSKVEVQYQPVGVVGIISPWNFPIILSLAPVATAFAAGNKVMLKLSEYTPHTNEVVGKIIEPLKEHIYLVEGDASVASIFSGLRFDHLLFTGSTQVGRLVAQSAAKNLVPVTLELGGKSPVVVTPSSNLDTVIDQIVFGKCVNAGQICVAPDYVLIEQDKIDAFAELFVKRFITLYGENPNDFTHIINNGQYQRLKAAIEEAEKDQSTQVVPVSEYGLSDSNRRILPHLIINPSLELKVMTEEIFGPVLPIVGYQKLEDAVEFINQRERPLALYIMSEDDASTEFILKRTHSGGVAVNDTILHVGAEDAPFGGIGESGLGHYHGKEGFLTFSHARTVFKTPTWLPRATYMLKARKLTLKMIRKLFVK; this is encoded by the coding sequence ATGACGCAACTTAATCTCATCACTAAAGACCTTGAACAGGAAGAACAGCGATTGCACAAAGCGCTACATCAGTTGCGTGCAGGCTACGAGCAAAATCAGTTTCCGAGCCTCGAAGAGCGAAAAGCACTGTTGCTGTCACTGAAAGACTCTTTGCTTGAGCATCAAGATGCGCTGGTTAAAGCCCTTAGCGATGACTTTGAGCTTCGAAGTGAATTTGATTCTGCTATGACCGACATCATGCCGACCGTAGCTCATATCAATTACACCCTTAAACACCTAAAGTCATGGATGAAGCCTTCAAAGCGTTCATCTGGACTGTTGATGGCTCCGTCTAAGGTCGAGGTGCAATATCAGCCTGTTGGCGTTGTTGGCATTATCTCTCCTTGGAATTTCCCGATTATTTTAAGTCTCGCACCGGTAGCAACAGCGTTTGCTGCGGGCAACAAGGTGATGCTGAAACTGAGCGAGTACACGCCGCATACTAACGAAGTGGTTGGAAAGATCATCGAGCCTTTGAAGGAGCACATCTATCTTGTTGAAGGTGATGCTAGTGTCGCCTCGATCTTCTCCGGTCTTCGATTCGACCATTTGCTGTTTACCGGTTCTACTCAAGTGGGACGTTTGGTCGCTCAGAGCGCAGCCAAAAACCTAGTCCCAGTCACTCTCGAGTTGGGGGGTAAATCGCCGGTGGTCGTCACGCCATCGTCTAATTTAGATACGGTGATAGATCAAATCGTCTTTGGTAAGTGTGTGAATGCCGGTCAGATTTGCGTCGCACCTGATTATGTACTGATAGAGCAAGACAAGATTGATGCTTTTGCAGAGCTGTTTGTAAAGCGCTTTATTACTCTTTACGGTGAGAATCCAAATGATTTCACCCATATCATCAACAATGGCCAATATCAGAGATTAAAAGCCGCAATCGAAGAAGCAGAAAAAGACCAGAGCACTCAAGTGGTGCCTGTGAGTGAATATGGCTTAAGCGACTCTAATCGACGTATCTTGCCACATTTAATCATCAACCCATCCCTTGAACTCAAGGTTATGACTGAAGAGATCTTCGGCCCTGTTCTACCTATCGTCGGTTATCAAAAGCTTGAAGATGCGGTTGAATTTATCAATCAGCGGGAGAGACCTCTGGCGCTGTATATCATGTCAGAAGATGACGCCAGCACTGAGTTCATCCTAAAACGCACCCACTCCGGCGGCGTGGCAGTCAACGATACTATTTTGCATGTAGGCGCGGAAGATGCGCCGTTCGGTGGAATAGGGGAATCTGGGCTTGGTCACTATCACGGTAAAGAAGGCTTCTTAACCTTTAGTCATGCGAGAACCGTATTTAAGACCCCAACTTGGCTTCCACGTGCGACTTATATGTTGAAGGCGAGAAAGTTGACGTTGAAGATGATTCGCAAGTTGTTTGTGAAGTGA
- a CDS encoding ABC transporter permease, with amino-acid sequence MLSKILYKRLAQAGFVAWAVGTLTFILMRLLPGDFAYRIAAGRYGYDYVTQAAADAVRLELGLDRPALVQYFDWLVNLAQFNLGNSLVSGNPVTEELYHQLGHSLKLAIFATFISLLIAIPVGIYAGKKAGKAGDQISMFFSVLLRSQPVFVIGLILVLVFALNLKLLPVAGFGSSEYLILPALALALSMAAMSSRIIRNSTQDVLSSSYYRFARFKGLTAKQAFEHHAQPNIALPVIAFIGIQSVALIEGIVMIESLFSWPGIGHALAHAIFGRDVPMIQGAALVMGLLFVMINTIVDCMAYLLDPRQREEAYA; translated from the coding sequence TTGCTCAGTAAGATCCTATACAAGCGACTGGCGCAGGCAGGTTTTGTTGCCTGGGCTGTTGGCACGCTTACTTTTATATTGATGCGGCTATTACCCGGTGATTTCGCCTATCGAATCGCTGCAGGTAGGTATGGCTATGACTATGTAACTCAAGCTGCTGCAGATGCGGTGCGACTTGAGCTAGGCCTAGACAGGCCTGCATTAGTACAATATTTCGATTGGCTGGTTAACCTGGCTCAATTTAACCTCGGTAATTCTTTGGTGAGCGGTAATCCGGTGACCGAAGAGCTGTATCATCAACTGGGTCATTCCTTGAAATTGGCTATATTTGCTACCTTTATCTCGCTCCTGATTGCCATACCTGTTGGCATCTATGCGGGTAAAAAAGCGGGTAAAGCCGGTGACCAAATATCAATGTTCTTCTCGGTACTATTGAGGTCGCAACCCGTGTTCGTTATTGGTCTTATCTTGGTATTGGTGTTCGCATTAAACCTTAAGTTATTGCCGGTAGCTGGCTTTGGAAGCAGTGAATATTTAATTCTTCCTGCGCTCGCTTTAGCGCTTTCTATGGCGGCTATGTCCAGTCGAATTATTCGAAACTCTACTCAAGATGTTTTGAGTTCGTCCTATTACCGGTTCGCAAGATTCAAAGGCCTGACAGCAAAACAGGCCTTTGAACACCACGCGCAGCCAAATATCGCACTGCCAGTCATCGCCTTTATCGGCATTCAGTCGGTCGCTTTGATTGAAGGCATTGTCATGATTGAATCCCTGTTCTCTTGGCCGGGTATTGGGCATGCATTGGCGCACGCAATTTTTGGAAGGGATGTACCTATGATCCAAGGTGCTGCCTTGGTTATGGGGCTGTTATTCGTAATGATAAACACCATAGTCGATTGCATGGCTTACCTCTTGGACCCAAGACAAAGAGAGGAGGCGTACGCATGA
- a CDS encoding (2Fe-2S)-binding protein has translation MEQLQQQLLQWLDLPADSSTLTLAQQQMLLNKHEPFFRLVISDKVVGTDAETWFKGCAEETLQAYADSLDTKTAFSAPIWQKVYNAILFTSLVGHRLVFNRVPKLSLKDVGLTIGDDHRVSNVSISSDNLFFSLDDTGIKVGSQQELDQKLVEVILELSTPLTQFYKSQRVNPRVYWGNILYACNLAFSKLTHQPISEDNSLDTSLLQEWQSAVFEQALPKGGQLNKIKEVSFNGFKKIYVRRETCCLKYKIEGKAKCTTCNLHSEEEQTELVINKLKKLLQTA, from the coding sequence GTGGAACAGCTTCAACAACAGTTACTGCAATGGCTTGATCTGCCTGCGGATTCCTCAACCCTCACACTGGCTCAGCAGCAGATGCTTCTTAACAAGCATGAACCTTTCTTTCGTCTAGTTATCAGCGATAAGGTCGTTGGAACGGATGCTGAAACTTGGTTTAAAGGCTGTGCTGAAGAAACTTTGCAAGCGTACGCAGATTCCCTGGATACCAAAACCGCCTTTTCCGCCCCTATCTGGCAAAAAGTGTATAACGCTATTCTCTTTACCTCACTAGTAGGTCATCGTTTGGTGTTCAATCGAGTGCCAAAGCTCTCACTTAAAGACGTTGGGTTAACGATTGGAGACGACCACAGGGTTTCGAATGTATCTATCTCAAGCGATAACCTATTCTTTTCGCTCGATGACACCGGAATAAAGGTTGGTTCACAGCAGGAACTAGACCAAAAGCTTGTCGAAGTAATTTTAGAACTGTCTACGCCCTTAACTCAGTTCTACAAGAGCCAAAGAGTAAACCCGCGAGTCTATTGGGGTAACATCCTATATGCCTGCAACCTTGCATTTTCAAAGTTGACTCATCAGCCTATCTCAGAAGATAACAGCCTAGATACCTCCCTTCTGCAAGAGTGGCAAAGTGCTGTATTTGAGCAAGCACTGCCTAAAGGTGGCCAGCTCAATAAAATCAAGGAAGTGAGCTTCAACGGCTTTAAGAAGATCTATGTAAGGCGTGAGACCTGCTGTCTAAAGTACAAGATAGAAGGTAAGGCTAAGTGCACAACCTGTAATCTGCATTCTGAGGAAGAGCAAACAGAGTTGGTGATAAATAAGCTGAAGAAGTTGCTTCAAACTGCTTAA
- a CDS encoding ABC transporter ATP-binding protein gives MNSNTLQGQGLVSGYQDTIILNGVDIKIQEGKVTAFVGPNGCGKSTLMKTLTGAIKARSGNVSFKGKPFSDWKLKELAKHIAILPQHPTAPEGVTVEQLVALGRVAHKKWYQGNSSRDIEVIKESLSSVGLAGYEDRVVSTLSGGERQRVWLAMCLAQEAQWLLLDEPTSYLDLGHQLELLEVLQQLNKSRNLTIVYVLHELSQAAQFCDELVLMKKGKILKQGSPLEVLTEETLESVFKVKGKMANIDGFTYCLPQSYVREEA, from the coding sequence ATGAATTCAAATACATTACAGGGCCAAGGCCTAGTATCTGGCTATCAGGACACCATTATTTTAAACGGTGTCGACATCAAGATTCAGGAGGGCAAGGTTACCGCATTCGTAGGTCCAAATGGGTGTGGTAAATCGACATTGATGAAGACCCTTACCGGAGCAATCAAAGCACGCTCGGGAAACGTCAGCTTCAAAGGAAAACCCTTTAGTGATTGGAAACTCAAAGAACTGGCCAAACACATCGCTATCTTGCCTCAGCATCCAACTGCGCCGGAAGGGGTTACCGTTGAACAGCTCGTCGCTTTAGGGCGCGTTGCTCACAAAAAGTGGTATCAAGGTAACAGCTCACGAGATATTGAAGTGATCAAAGAGTCGCTTTCGAGTGTTGGATTAGCCGGATATGAAGACCGCGTTGTGAGCACCCTTTCAGGTGGTGAACGTCAGCGTGTTTGGCTTGCAATGTGTTTAGCACAAGAAGCGCAATGGCTGCTGTTGGATGAACCAACCAGCTATCTTGACCTTGGCCATCAACTAGAGCTTTTAGAGGTGCTACAACAACTAAACAAGAGTCGCAATCTGACCATAGTGTATGTCTTACACGAACTCAGCCAAGCAGCACAGTTCTGTGATGAACTGGTACTGATGAAAAAGGGTAAGATCCTAAAGCAAGGTTCGCCACTTGAGGTGCTTACCGAAGAAACCCTTGAGAGCGTATTTAAAGTTAAAGGCAAAATGGCCAATATCGATGGCTTCACCTATTGTTTGCCACAATCCTATGTTCGAGAGGAGGCATAG
- a CDS encoding ABC transporter substrate-binding protein, producing the protein MKNVFFAISVGLLAWLFLGYQAIDKDNTLVIGGPFEFTSQDLSKDGYIYTRLQVAESLYEVQPDGALKPKLARSSEVSSDGLIWRFKIRDGVRFHNGQLLDADSVVTSLNYALQKPGVLNQIPLKNLYAEQESVVLELSEPFRPLLAVLSHFSAAILAPGSFDAEGQVVDIQGTGPYKASVIAPPHKLNVRKFADYWGEAPMIEEVHYLTGHRAESRALQAQSGQADLIYTLDPASIDLLNRAENLRVHSESIPRTVLLKLNNEHRFLDSDRTRQAISLALDRTGISQHIVRVENSEAYQLFPPALSDWHLEDLNTNDRNLDTASALLKSQGWILNSDNLLQRDGEVFGLTLVTYADRPELTVIATAIQAQLREVGITIEVSVDNSSAIPSKHHDQTLELALVARSFGTISDPLAILVDDAKTHKGSDWGHMNWSSQELNQVLGEMMRSDDASYRELAQKASTILAEEMPVIPVVFYTQQVSVNERVQNFQFDPFENNYRVSEMYFAQ; encoded by the coding sequence ATGAAGAACGTATTTTTTGCAATATCTGTGGGTCTTCTGGCTTGGCTGTTTCTTGGTTATCAGGCAATCGATAAGGATAACACCCTAGTCATAGGGGGGCCGTTTGAGTTTACTAGTCAGGACCTATCTAAGGATGGCTATATCTATACCCGATTACAGGTTGCGGAGTCTCTTTATGAGGTTCAGCCTGACGGAGCGTTAAAGCCCAAGTTAGCTAGATCTTCTGAAGTAAGTAGTGATGGCCTGATATGGAGATTTAAGATTCGCGATGGCGTTCGTTTTCATAACGGTCAGTTGTTGGATGCCGACAGCGTAGTGACGTCCCTTAATTATGCTCTGCAAAAGCCGGGTGTATTAAATCAGATCCCACTGAAAAATTTGTATGCAGAACAAGAAAGTGTGGTTTTAGAGCTTTCTGAGCCGTTTAGACCTTTACTGGCGGTATTGTCTCATTTTAGCGCTGCCATACTCGCGCCAGGTTCGTTTGATGCAGAGGGGCAGGTTGTCGACATCCAAGGAACGGGCCCTTATAAAGCCTCGGTCATCGCTCCTCCACATAAGCTAAACGTTCGTAAGTTCGCGGATTATTGGGGCGAAGCACCAATGATAGAAGAGGTTCATTATCTAACAGGCCATAGAGCGGAAAGCCGTGCGCTGCAGGCTCAAAGTGGACAAGCGGATCTTATCTATACCCTAGATCCAGCCAGTATTGACCTTCTAAATAGAGCGGAAAATCTTAGGGTGCATAGTGAGTCGATTCCACGCACCGTGCTGCTTAAGCTCAATAATGAGCATAGATTCCTAGATTCAGATCGAACACGACAGGCAATCAGTCTTGCACTAGACCGAACCGGCATTTCACAGCACATAGTTCGCGTGGAAAACTCGGAGGCCTATCAACTGTTTCCGCCAGCCTTGTCTGATTGGCACCTAGAAGATTTGAATACTAATGACAGAAACCTAGACACAGCTAGTGCGCTATTGAAGTCCCAGGGCTGGATACTAAATTCAGACAATCTTTTGCAAAGAGACGGTGAAGTGTTTGGGTTGACTTTGGTGACCTATGCCGACAGACCAGAGTTGACGGTTATTGCCACAGCAATTCAAGCGCAGCTGAGAGAGGTGGGAATAACGATAGAGGTCAGTGTCGACAATTCAAGTGCGATACCGTCTAAGCATCATGACCAGACCCTCGAGCTCGCATTAGTAGCAAGGAGCTTTGGCACCATATCTGACCCTCTGGCGATACTGGTCGATGATGCAAAGACGCACAAAGGCAGTGATTGGGGGCATATGAACTGGTCATCCCAAGAATTGAATCAAGTTCTTGGTGAAATGATGCGAAGCGATGACGCGTCTTACCGCGAACTGGCACAGAAAGCGTCAACTATTCTGGCCGAAGAGATGCCGGTGATACCAGTGGTGTTCTATACCCAACAGGTTTCGGTAAACGAGCGTGTTCAGAACTTCCAATTTGACCCTTTTGAAAATAACTATCGCGTATCGGAGATGTACTTTGCTCAGTAA
- a CDS encoding HupE/UreJ family protein, whose product MKLVILFSLLFSSGAYAHSAESTAGFLEGVIHPMSGLEHLLAMVAVGILSSRFGGATIWQIPALFIASLLIGLYLGETGFVLAYYQAGISLSLLLLGALLLRSSTPNLLFMGGTALIFGLFHGYAHGIEIGGLINPEGFRKGFFMGSVLIHVVGVMLGMVPQNYSRFHKAMRLSGLGYISVGVIGLSVGWL is encoded by the coding sequence ATGAAACTTGTCATCTTATTTTCACTATTATTTTCATCCGGTGCCTATGCACACAGTGCGGAATCAACCGCAGGATTTCTCGAGGGTGTGATACACCCAATGAGTGGCTTGGAACATCTGCTGGCCATGGTCGCAGTCGGTATCTTGAGCAGCCGCTTTGGCGGGGCGACTATCTGGCAAATCCCAGCACTCTTCATCGCTTCACTTTTGATTGGCCTTTACCTAGGTGAGACAGGTTTTGTTCTTGCTTACTATCAAGCCGGTATCTCACTTTCACTTCTACTTCTTGGGGCATTACTACTCAGGTCGTCTACGCCAAACTTATTGTTCATGGGGGGGACTGCTCTGATATTCGGTCTGTTTCATGGATATGCACACGGCATTGAGATAGGAGGCTTGATAAACCCTGAAGGCTTCAGAAAAGGCTTCTTTATGGGCTCGGTCTTAATTCACGTAGTTGGCGTCATGCTAGGAATGGTGCCACAAAATTACTCCCGGTTTCATAAAGCAATGAGATTAAGTGGGCTGGGCTACATAAGTGTTGGCGTTATTGGTTTGTCAGTAGGTTGGTTGTGA